From Scleropages formosus chromosome 25, fSclFor1.1, whole genome shotgun sequence, a single genomic window includes:
- the LOC108921453 gene encoding major facilitator superfamily domain-containing protein 12-like has product MPIMEQPEDARRSLSLPRGLCYAVGHFLNDLCASMWFTYLLVYYHSVLGFPNKHAGVLLLAGQVADGLCTPLIGYESDRAAGCCRYGKRKSWHLVGTVSVLLSFPFIFSPCPGYGESSPPWVGLIYFIPFIIIFQFGWAATQISHLSLIPELVSSEQAKVELTAYRYACTVMANITVYAITWLLLHFQAGHATDNLSSLDIPVFQHLALIVLGIGAVFSLIFHLGTREKTNFPASAVDSAGEREPLLASTREAPPALLLQWKHWLKEPAFYQVAVLYMSTRLIVNLSQTYISMYLTNSLLLPKNYIATIPLVMYVSGFVCSLAMKPLSKLIGRSMTYFVGLLLILVFSYWVMLSERMGSEVYGAAVLLGSGSATILVMSLSMTAELIGDQTQSGAFVYGAMSFTDKVANGLGVMIIQGLHPCHTAVCCDACVWYYHYVMVIVTGGVAFAAAFALCTILIWPIRIRSRLPCIAGLMGTDELDRGSLN; this is encoded by the exons atgCCGATAATGGAGCAGCCGGAGGACGCGCGTCGCTCCCTGAGCCTCCCCAGGGGCCTCTGCTACGCCGTGGGCCACTTTCTGAACGACCTGTGCGCATCCATGTGGTTCACGTACCTGCTCGTGTACTACCACTCGGTGCTGGGCTTCCCCAACAAGCACGCGGGCGTCCTGCTGCTCGCGGGCCAGGTGGCGGACGGCTTGTGCACGCCGCTCATTGGCTACGAGTCGGACCGCGCGGCCGGGTGCTGCAGGTACggcaagaggaagagctggCATCTCGTGG GAACCGTCAGCGTGTTGCTGTCCTTCCCGTTCATCTTCAGCCCGTGTCCTGGGTACGGCGAGTCGTCCCCGCCCTGGGTGGGTCTCATCTACTTCATCcccttcatcatcatcttccagTTCGGATGGGCCGCCACGCAGATCTCCCACCTGTCCCTCATCCCCGAGCTCGTGTCCAGCGAACAGGCCAAGGTGGAGCTCACCGCCTACAG GTACGCCTGCACCGTGATGGCCAACATCACCGTGTACGCCATCACTTGGCTGCTCTTGCACTTCCAGGCGGGACACGCCACCGACAACCTGAGCAGCCTCGACATCCCCGTGTTCCAG CACCTGGCTCTGATTGTGCTGGGCATCGGGGCCGTTTTCTCGCTCATCTTCCACCTGGGCACACGCGAGAAGACCAACTTCCCCGCCAGCGCGGTGGATTCCGCGGGGGAGCGCGAGCCCCTGCTCGCATCTACCCGGGAGGCGCCGCCCGCCCTCTTGCTGCAGTGGAAGCACTGGCTGAAGGAGCCTGCGTTCTACCAG GTCGCCGTCCTCTACATGTCCACCCGGCTCATAGTGAACCTGTCCCAGACGTACATCTCCATGTACCTGACCAACTCGCTGCTCCTGCCCAAG AACTACATCGCCACCATCCCGCTCGTCATGTACGTCAGCGGCTTCGTCTGCTCCCTGGCCATGAAGCCGCTCAGCAAGCTGATCGGGAGGAGC ATGACGTACTTCGTGGGCCTCCTGCTCATCCTGGTCTTCTCCTACTGGGTCATGCTGAGCGAGCGCATGGGGTCCGAGGTGTACGGCGCCGCAGTGCTGCTCGGCTCCGGCTCGGCCACCATCCTGGTCATGTCGCTGTCCATGACCGCCGAGCTCATCGGGGATCAAACG CAAAGTGGCGCCTTCGTCTACGGTGCCATGAGCTTCACTGACAAGGTGGCCAACGGATTAGGCGTCATGATCATCCAGGGCCTGCACCCTTGCCA CACGGCCGTGTGTTGTGACGCCTGCGTCTGGTACTACCACTACGTCATGGTGATCGTCACCGGGGGCGTGGCTTTCGCAGCCGCATTCGCCCTCTGCACCATCCTCATCTGGCCAATCAGGATCCGCAGCC GTCTGCCCTGCATCGCGGGTCTCATGGGGACGGACGAGCTGGACCGCGGCAGCCTCAACTAG